In one window of Armatimonadota bacterium DNA:
- a CDS encoding S-layer homology domain-containing protein codes for MRLRSLGDIMPVTRLARFIILLALAGCVTFILGHSACASDRVFAYYYPWYANPAFDGYWFHWNDAGFTPPDDITSNYYPSLGAYSVNDSAARSQHMAWAAQAGVGIIVSSWWGRTSFENAAAPGVLDAAAAQGLKVCFHLEPYGGRTAASTRDDIAYIYSTYGSHPAFLRVSRPTKWGPSGAARGVFFVFAPGDITDANWRTMLNGIRGTGNDAIVLASGGVDWIDRCHFDGIYLYAHQVGSDGSDLASLSEQVSALNSIFCAGVGPGFIHTRIGGTINKPRTPAGYDTMWRYAVDAAPEWLGITSFNEWHEGTQIEPAVPKTIPEFTYLSYEGHYGRYGADAETIYITRTRAWVDALEHDYIFEDVWPVYWAFRQIEAIYREGITGGCLVTPLLYCPEARVTRGQIAAFLTRAMGLAPLSPGAPTFADVAPEHPFYGCIEALYDAGITAGCYYDPGPPEVRRYCPTSTVTRGQMSVFLARATGLSPVYPGVPTFEDVPADHPTFGYIEAIYAAAVTSGCYYNAGPPEIRRYCPTTSVSRAQMAMFLTRAFSIPL; via the coding sequence ATGCGGCTTCGATCATTGGGTGACATCATGCCCGTGACCAGGCTTGCGCGGTTCATCATCCTTCTCGCACTCGCTGGCTGCGTTACCTTCATCCTCGGCCACTCGGCTTGCGCCTCCGACCGCGTCTTCGCCTACTACTACCCCTGGTACGCCAACCCGGCGTTCGACGGCTACTGGTTCCACTGGAATGACGCCGGCTTCACCCCGCCCGACGACATCACCTCGAACTACTATCCCTCCCTCGGCGCCTACAGCGTCAATGATTCGGCCGCCCGCTCCCAGCATATGGCGTGGGCGGCGCAGGCGGGCGTCGGCATCATCGTCTCCAGTTGGTGGGGGAGGACATCCTTCGAGAACGCGGCGGCACCCGGCGTCCTCGATGCGGCTGCGGCGCAAGGGCTCAAGGTCTGCTTTCACCTCGAACCCTACGGCGGACGCACCGCCGCCTCGACCCGCGACGACATCGCCTACATCTACTCCACCTACGGCAGTCACCCCGCCTTCCTGCGCGTCAGCCGCCCCACTAAGTGGGGGCCCAGCGGCGCCGCGAGAGGCGTCTTCTTCGTCTTCGCCCCCGGCGATATCACCGACGCCAACTGGCGGACGATGCTCAACGGCATCCGCGGCACCGGCAACGACGCCATCGTCCTCGCCAGCGGCGGCGTGGACTGGATCGACCGTTGCCACTTCGACGGCATCTACCTCTACGCGCACCAGGTCGGCTCCGACGGCAGCGATCTCGCTTCCCTCAGCGAGCAGGTCTCAGCGCTCAACTCTATCTTCTGCGCCGGCGTCGGCCCGGGCTTCATCCATACGCGCATCGGCGGCACCATCAACAAGCCCCGCACCCCCGCCGGGTACGATACGATGTGGCGCTATGCCGTCGACGCCGCCCCGGAATGGCTCGGCATCACCTCCTTCAACGAATGGCACGAAGGCACGCAGATCGAGCCCGCCGTTCCCAAAACCATCCCCGAGTTTACGTACCTCAGCTACGAGGGCCACTACGGCCGCTACGGCGCCGACGCCGAGACCATCTACATCACGCGCACGCGCGCCTGGGTGGACGCGCTCGAGCACGATTACATTTTCGAGGACGTCTGGCCGGTGTATTGGGCGTTCCGCCAGATCGAGGCGATTTACCGCGAGGGCATAACGGGGGGATGCTTGGTCACTCCGCTGTTATACTGTCCCGAAGCGCGCGTAACGCGCGGGCAGATCGCCGCGTTCTTGACGCGGGCAATGGGACTTGCGCCCCTGTCGCCGGGGGCGCCGACCTTCGCAGACGTGGCCCCGGAGCACCCGTTCTACGGATGCATCGAGGCGCTGTACGACGCCGGCATCACCGCCGGATGCTACTATGACCCGGGGCCGCCCGAGGTGCGGCGTTACTGTCCCACGAGCACGGTGACCCGCGGACAGATGTCGGTCTTCCTCGCCCGGGCGACAGGCCTGAGCCCGGTCTATCCGGGCGTGCCGACCTTCGAGGACGTGCCCGCGGACCATCCGACGTTCGGATACATTGAGGCCATCTACGCGGCCGCCGTCACGAGCGGGTGCTACTACAACGCGGGGCCGCCCGAGATCCGGCGCTACTGCCCCACGACGAGCGTCAGCCGCGCGCAGATGGCCATGTTCCTGACGCGGGCCTTCAGCATACCGCTGTAG
- a CDS encoding polyprenyl synthetase family protein, with translation MKGVIEMMRSHIVQLNGAGGALLREMLLHHLGWDAVDRDAGEESAGSAAGKLVRPRLCVLSCLAVGGNAAAAIPAAAAIELIHNFSLIHDDIEDRDDTRRGRPAVWKLWGEAQGINAGDCMYSLAYAVLTEPEEATADPGRRLRATAILSRACARLCEGQAHDVALRNGRDVSEDEYLDMVGRKTGALLSAAAETGALLGGADDRALDGFRDFGFDLGVAFQIRDDVLGIWGDAQKTGKPVGGDLSRRRCSYPVVWALARGRDKDRHALRDVGGASSPRAMADAVAVLDRVGAREHAEELAAETHRRAWSALEGLRLESAAKDDLRRLTEFLAVRQR, from the coding sequence ATGAAAGGCGTCATTGAGATGATGCGCAGCCACATCGTGCAGTTGAACGGCGCGGGCGGGGCGCTGCTGCGCGAGATGCTGCTGCATCATCTGGGGTGGGACGCGGTCGACCGAGATGCGGGAGAGGAGTCCGCGGGCAGCGCGGCGGGCAAGCTGGTGCGGCCGCGGCTGTGCGTGCTGTCGTGCCTCGCCGTGGGCGGGAATGCGGCCGCGGCGATCCCGGCGGCGGCAGCGATCGAACTGATTCACAACTTCTCGCTGATTCACGACGACATCGAGGATCGCGATGACACGCGCCGCGGCCGGCCGGCGGTATGGAAGCTGTGGGGCGAGGCTCAGGGCATCAATGCCGGCGACTGCATGTATTCACTGGCCTATGCCGTTCTCACCGAGCCGGAGGAAGCGACAGCCGACCCCGGGCGCCGCCTGCGCGCGACGGCGATTCTGAGCCGCGCGTGCGCCAGGCTGTGCGAGGGGCAGGCTCACGACGTGGCCTTGCGCAACGGCCGGGATGTCTCGGAGGACGAATACCTGGACATGGTCGGGCGCAAGACGGGGGCGCTGCTCTCCGCGGCGGCCGAGACGGGAGCGCTGCTGGGCGGCGCGGATGACAGAGCGCTCGACGGATTCCGTGATTTCGGCTTCGATCTTGGGGTCGCCTTCCAGATACGCGACGACGTGCTTGGCATCTGGGGGGACGCGCAGAAAACGGGCAAGCCGGTGGGAGGGGACCTCAGTCGCAGGCGGTGCTCGTATCCGGTCGTCTGGGCGCTGGCGCGCGGGAGGGACAAAGATCGCCACGCGCTGCGCGACGTCGGCGGCGCGTCGTCTCCGCGCGCCATGGCCGACGCGGTGGCAGTTCTGGACCGCGTGGGCGCGCGCGAGCACGCGGAGGAACTCGCCGCTGAAACCCACCGCCGGGCATGGAGCGCGCTGGAGGGCCTGCGTTTGGAGTCAGCCGCGAAAGATGATCTGCGGCGGCTCACTGAGTTTCTGGCTGTGCGGCAGCGCTAG